The following are encoded in a window of Rosa chinensis cultivar Old Blush chromosome 4, RchiOBHm-V2, whole genome shotgun sequence genomic DNA:
- the LOC112199424 gene encoding uncharacterized protein LOC112199424, giving the protein MWHVLQLKVILPEVISPYQSAFVPGRLITDNILVANELAHVVHNKRDGDDGYIALKLDLCKAYDRMEWIFLERVMYRFGFARNWISMVMQCAMGLLPGIAVCTNAPIVNHLLFADDSMLYAQASLESYSVIQEVLETYGRASGQVVNFAKSSVVFSKNVLVDLQDEISNLLGVEVLESDAKYLGLPTYVGRKKTSTFQYIKERTAMCKILWGSTLDKRNIHWKSWNALCNPKEEGGLGFRSLSDFNSAMLAKQAWRILMTPSSLIARIYKARYFPDTSFWEAMPHTSPSFSWRSIFSSRELLQQSCYWQVGNGADIAIYSDNWVVALPLGRPTNPGLAAVEVTQVSELMSDVGRWNIPLI; this is encoded by the exons ATGTGGCATGTGCTACA GCTGAAGGTCATATTACCTGAGGTGATATCCCCCTACCAGAGTGCGTTTGTTCCTGGCAGATTGATTACGGATAATATATTGGTGGCAAATGAACTTGCTCATGTTGTCCATAACAAGCGTGATGGAGATGATGGGTACATAGCTTTGAAATTGGATTTGTGCAAGGCCTATGATAGGATGGAATGGATTTTTCTGGAGAGAGTGATGTATCGGTTTGGGTTTGCTCGAAACTGGATTTCAATGGTGATGCAATGT GCAATGGGTCTTTTACCAGGCATTGCTGTATGTACTAATGCACCCATAGTGAACCATTTATTGTTTGCGGATGATAGTATGCTTTATGCACAAGCCTCATTGGAGTCCTATTCTGTTATACAGGAGGTTTTGGAGACTTATGGGAGGGCTTCTGGCCAGGTAGTTAATTTTGCTAAGAGCTCAGTGGTGTTTAGCAAGAATGTGCTGGTTGATTTACAGGATGAGATTTCCAACTTGTTGGGTGTGGAAGTTTTGGAATCTGATGCAAAATATTTAGGTCTGCCCACTTATGTAGGGAGGAAGAAGACGTCTACCTTCCAGTATATTAAGGAAAG AACAGCAATGTGCAAGATTCTGTGGGGGAGCACGTTAGATAAAAGGAACATACACTGGAAGAGTTGGAATGCTCTTTGTAACCCGAAGGAGGAGGGTGGTTTGGGTTTTCGAAGCCTATCCGACTTCAATTCTGCCATgctagccaaacaagcatggaGGATCCTGATGACTCCTTCATCTCTTATTGCTCGCATCTACAAAGCGAGATACTTCCCGGATACTTCGTTTTGGGAAGCTATGCCTCATACGTCTCCCTCTTTTTCGTGGAGAAGTATTTTCTCTTCTAGAGAATTACTTCAACAAAGTTGTTACTGGCAAGTGGGTAATGGGGCGGATATTGCCATCTACTCGGATAATTGGGTGGTGGCGCTACCTCTTGGGCGGCCTACCAACCCGGGGTTGGCAGCGGTTGAGGTCACACAAGTTAGTGAGCTGATGAGTGATGTGGGACGGTGGAATATCCCTCTAATATAG